In the genome of Gloeotrichia echinulata CP02, one region contains:
- a CDS encoding AbrB family transcriptional regulator, which translates to MPKQKKIEPLVGEELLRKVKELESESKEDKAKKCGYYTVTKNGIERVNMMKFLNALIDAEGIQLDSTPSANGRGGRSASYRISVQSNGNLLIGSAYTKQMNLKPGDEFLITLGKKHIRLRQVDPEDREDVEALELTA; encoded by the coding sequence ATGCCTAAACAGAAAAAGATTGAACCCCTAGTCGGTGAAGAGCTACTCAGAAAAGTCAAGGAGCTAGAGAGCGAGAGCAAAGAAGATAAAGCCAAGAAGTGCGGCTACTATACCGTTACCAAAAACGGTATCGAGCGTGTCAATATGATGAAGTTCTTAAACGCCCTAATTGATGCCGAGGGTATTCAGTTGGACAGCACACCCAGTGCGAATGGGCGTGGGGGACGTAGTGCTAGTTATAGAATTAGTGTGCAATCGAATGGTAACTTACTGATAGGTTCAGCTTATACTAAACAGATGAATCTCAAGCCAGGAGATGAGTTTCTCATCACTTTAGGCAAAAAGCATATTCGTCTGAGACAGGTAGACCCAGAAGACAGAGAAGATGTTGAAGCCTTGGAACTGACAGCTTAA
- the cbiB gene encoding adenosylcobinamide-phosphate synthase CbiB, protein MTNNTYILIIAASLDFLIGDPWGWPHPVQVMGWVISQLTKLFRKYCHDSLTQRIAGIFLGIILIIGSGIVGWLIIQTARWLHPLLGIATESILLASCFAQKSLSAAAIAVLKPITAGKLPEARDTLSNYVGRDTENLTPAEILRAVLETVTENATDGVMAPLFYAIVGAFVPYIGAAPLALAYKASSTLDSMVGYREPPYTYLGWFSARLEDGLTWLPCRLTVITLALLSGKPLHVWRLCRRDAVKDPSPNSGWSECAYAAILDVQMGGTNWYRGVAKDKPLLGNAINPITSTSIKTALQLTQYCFLLWLGLAIAILEVRS, encoded by the coding sequence ATGACCAATAATACTTATATCTTAATTATTGCTGCTAGTTTAGATTTTTTAATTGGTGATCCCTGGGGATGGCCTCATCCAGTACAAGTTATGGGGTGGGTGATTTCTCAGCTTACTAAGTTGTTTCGGAAATACTGTCACGATTCTCTAACACAAAGGATAGCGGGAATTTTTTTAGGGATAATCTTAATAATTGGTAGCGGCATTGTCGGCTGGTTGATCATTCAAACTGCTAGATGGCTGCATCCCCTGTTGGGAATTGCCACAGAAAGCATTCTCCTTGCTAGTTGTTTTGCTCAAAAAAGTTTGAGTGCAGCGGCGATCGCAGTATTAAAACCAATAACTGCAGGAAAATTGCCAGAGGCTCGTGATACTTTAAGTAATTATGTTGGTCGAGATACAGAAAATCTAACACCCGCAGAAATTTTGCGAGCTGTTCTCGAAACGGTAACAGAAAATGCCACCGATGGTGTGATGGCTCCTCTGTTTTATGCCATTGTGGGAGCATTTGTACCCTATATAGGGGCTGCACCCCTAGCACTAGCATACAAAGCAAGTAGTACCCTAGATTCAATGGTGGGCTATCGCGAACCACCCTATACTTATTTAGGGTGGTTCAGTGCGCGGTTAGAAGATGGCTTAACTTGGCTTCCTTGTCGGTTAACAGTGATCACCCTGGCGCTACTATCCGGTAAACCCCTGCATGTTTGGCGTCTTTGTCGCCGAGATGCAGTTAAAGATCCTAGTCCCAACTCTGGCTGGAGTGAATGCGCCTATGCAGCAATTTTGGATGTGCAAATGGGAGGTACAAATTGGTATCGTGGAGTAGCTAAGGACAAACCACTGTTGGGAAATGCTATTAATCCCATCACTTCAACTAGTATCAAGACAGCTTTGCAACTGACTCAATATTGCTTTTTGCTCTGGCTGGGGTTGGCGATCGCTATATTAGAAGTTAGAAGTTAG
- a CDS encoding Rrf2 family transcriptional regulator — MKLTTRGHYSVKALLDLSLQPGYGPVSVRAIAKRQDIPAPYLEKLLIEMRRAGLVKSIRGSGGGYQLATEPAKISIGQILEAVGEAITHLSHHTPTPTQAEDWVTFTLWQRLNQKLKEALYSITLADLYYDARSWQATLGEEASFVV, encoded by the coding sequence ATGAAACTAACTACCAGAGGACACTACAGTGTCAAAGCGTTGCTAGATTTGAGTTTACAGCCAGGTTACGGTCCTGTGTCTGTCAGAGCAATTGCCAAACGCCAAGATATCCCGGCTCCTTATCTAGAAAAATTGCTAATAGAAATGCGTCGCGCTGGGTTAGTCAAGTCAATTCGTGGTAGCGGTGGTGGCTACCAATTGGCCACAGAGCCTGCAAAAATCTCTATAGGACAAATTTTAGAAGCAGTCGGTGAAGCCATTACCCATTTATCTCATCACACCCCAACGCCAACACAAGCTGAAGATTGGGTAACATTTACCCTTTGGCAAAGACTCAACCAAAAGCTCAAAGAAGCTTTGTACAGTATTACTCTGGCTGACCTATATTACGACGCTCGTAGCTGGCAAGCAACTCTTGGAGAAGAAGCGAGTTTTGTGGTTTAG
- a CDS encoding chloride channel protein — protein sequence MTLLPPNELRKVTEQPAFPSPFVHLTHLINRFQPSLETVVLFLAILIGGGTGMGIVTFHYLIELIHKLMLENLMSVIGGWGAWTLACVPTLGGLIVGLMRWRTQDFGPGLSSMIAASQGTELGQQLRPVTKMFAAAVSLGSGASLGPEGPSVEIGANLGMLFSQILQVSREQQRLLLGAGAAAGLAAGFNAPIAGVFFALEVVMGSASFATSTVSVVLLAAVVAALIAQIGLGAQPAFALPVYHVRSPLELPLYMGLGLGASLVSLTYTELISLAKAAFAGQVPGFGFLGQIPRPIHPVIGGVIVGAAALYFPQILGIGYGTVQAMLQDVEFSLPLLIWLLVVKLLVTAISAGSGFVGGLFAPAMFLGASFGSAYAKIVATLLPAIGAQMAAPPAYAMVGMAAVLAASVRAPLTAILMLFELTRDYRIVLPLMAAVGLSVWLIDRMKPTVNSNSNLQQIGLSELKDEKAEIMQQILVEEAMLSSVKKLPATLGILEAAVEMTHHQCRSALVIDEAEQLVGILSLEDINYALSVWQNHQNSPGVIQGNLSSQTLIDICTTEILYAWGDEPLSEALDRMALRGLHQLPVVARDNPDLILGLLEREQIALTCNLAVTRQALRHYLPVLPTTDIVITH from the coding sequence ATGACTCTCTTGCCTCCCAACGAATTGAGGAAGGTGACGGAACAACCTGCCTTTCCTTCACCTTTTGTCCATTTAACCCACCTGATTAACCGTTTTCAACCATCCCTAGAAACAGTTGTGCTGTTTTTAGCCATACTCATTGGCGGTGGCACGGGTATGGGTATAGTTACTTTTCACTATTTGATCGAGCTGATTCATAAGCTCATGCTGGAAAATTTGATGAGCGTGATAGGCGGTTGGGGTGCTTGGACTTTAGCCTGCGTTCCCACTCTTGGCGGCTTAATCGTCGGTTTGATGCGTTGGCGCACTCAAGATTTTGGGCCTGGACTTTCATCTATGATCGCCGCCTCCCAAGGAACCGAACTAGGACAGCAACTACGACCAGTGACGAAAATGTTCGCGGCGGCTGTATCCTTGGGGAGCGGCGCTTCTTTGGGGCCAGAGGGTCCGTCTGTAGAAATCGGCGCCAATTTGGGGATGCTGTTTTCTCAAATATTACAAGTATCTCGCGAGCAGCAGCGGTTACTTTTGGGTGCAGGGGCTGCTGCTGGCTTGGCTGCGGGATTTAATGCCCCAATTGCTGGGGTGTTTTTTGCCCTAGAGGTGGTGATGGGTTCTGCATCTTTTGCTACCTCTACTGTGAGTGTGGTGTTACTAGCTGCAGTGGTGGCGGCGTTAATTGCTCAAATTGGCTTGGGGGCACAACCGGCTTTTGCTTTACCTGTTTATCATGTCCGCAGTCCGCTGGAATTACCGCTGTATATGGGCTTGGGTTTGGGGGCAAGTCTAGTTTCTCTAACTTATACTGAATTAATTAGTTTAGCAAAAGCTGCCTTTGCTGGACAGGTTCCTGGTTTTGGTTTTTTAGGACAAATTCCTCGGCCGATTCACCCAGTTATTGGTGGCGTTATCGTCGGCGCAGCCGCTTTGTATTTTCCCCAAATTTTGGGTATCGGTTATGGAACTGTCCAAGCGATGCTTCAGGATGTGGAGTTTTCGCTCCCACTGTTGATTTGGCTGCTAGTTGTCAAACTGCTGGTGACGGCGATTAGTGCGGGTAGCGGTTTCGTCGGTGGTTTGTTTGCCCCTGCAATGTTTTTGGGTGCTTCTTTTGGTTCAGCTTATGCCAAAATTGTAGCAACCCTTCTGCCGGCAATTGGCGCCCAAATGGCGGCTCCCCCAGCTTACGCAATGGTAGGTATGGCTGCAGTTTTGGCCGCCAGTGTCAGAGCGCCGTTAACGGCAATTTTGATGCTGTTTGAATTAACCCGTGACTACCGCATTGTTTTACCTTTGATGGCAGCAGTGGGTTTGAGTGTGTGGCTAATAGATAGGATGAAGCCGACTGTCAACTCTAATTCCAATCTACAACAGATCGGTCTGTCGGAGTTGAAAGACGAAAAAGCAGAAATTATGCAGCAAATCTTGGTAGAAGAAGCCATGCTCTCTTCAGTGAAAAAGCTACCAGCAACCCTCGGTATTTTAGAGGCGGCTGTGGAAATGACACACCATCAATGTCGTAGTGCTTTAGTAATTGATGAAGCAGAACAATTAGTTGGTATCCTTTCTTTGGAAGATATCAACTACGCCCTTTCTGTTTGGCAAAATCACCAGAATTCCCCAGGCGTTATCCAGGGTAATTTATCTAGTCAAACTCTCATAGACATTTGTACTACGGAAATTCTCTATGCTTGGGGTGATGAACCATTATCTGAGGCTTTAGATCGCATGGCTCTTCGAGGTTTGCATCAGTTACCAGTGGTAGCACGAGATAATCCTGATCTCATTTTAGGTTTACTAGAACGCGAACAAATTGCCTTAACTTGCAATTTAGCAGTAACGCGCCAAGCACTTCGCCACTATTTACCAGTGCTACCCACAACAGATATAGTTATTACTCATTAG
- the pyrR gene encoding bifunctional pyr operon transcriptional regulator/uracil phosphoribosyltransferase PyrR: protein MAMSAKVVEILSSEEIRRTLTRLASQIVETTRDLSQLALLGIYTRGALLAPLLARQIEILEGVSVAVGALDITFYRDDLDQIGLRTPAKTDIPFDLTGKTVILVDDVIFKGRTIRAALNAVNEYGRPEVIRLAVLVDRGHRELPIHPDFIGKQLPTAKEEIVKVYLQDWDGRDAVELIGN, encoded by the coding sequence ATGGCTATGTCTGCTAAAGTAGTTGAAATTCTATCATCAGAAGAAATACGTCGCACTTTAACTCGCCTGGCCTCTCAGATTGTGGAAACGACACGTGATTTATCTCAACTAGCGCTACTCGGTATTTATACTAGGGGTGCGCTGTTAGCCCCTTTATTGGCGCGTCAAATTGAGATTCTGGAAGGCGTATCTGTAGCGGTGGGTGCATTAGATATTACATTTTATCGGGATGACCTCGACCAAATTGGGTTGCGGACTCCGGCGAAAACTGATATCCCTTTTGATCTGACAGGGAAAACGGTTATTCTTGTAGATGATGTGATTTTCAAAGGACGGACGATTCGCGCTGCTTTGAATGCGGTGAACGAGTACGGTAGACCTGAGGTGATTCGTTTAGCTGTGTTGGTAGATAGGGGACATCGTGAGTTACCAATTCATCCAGATTTTATTGGTAAGCAGTTACCCACTGCTAAAGAAGAGATTGTCAAAGTTTACTTACAAGATTGGGATGGTAGGGATGCGGTGGAATTAATTGGTAATTAA